A single Elephas maximus indicus isolate mEleMax1 chromosome 2, mEleMax1 primary haplotype, whole genome shotgun sequence DNA region contains:
- the LYSMD3 gene encoding lysM and putative peptidoglycan-binding domain-containing protein 3 isoform X1: MAGRHQSRSFPLPGVQSSGQVHAYGNCTDSDVLEEDAEVYELRSRGREKVRRSTSRDRLDDIIVLTKDIQEGDTLNAIALQYCCTVADIKRVNNLISDQDFFALRSIKIPVKKFSSLTETLYPPKARQASRPSSVPCAPEQQELVPANDSLSSSESAGSFLKEVDRDIEQIVKCTDTKRENLNEVVSALTAQQIRFDPDNKNTQRKDPYYGADWGIGWWTAVVIMLIVGIITPVFYLLYYEILAKVDVSHHSTVDSSHLHSGITPPSQQREMENGIAPTKGIHFGQQDDHKLYRQDSQSPAAQHKT; encoded by the exons ATGGCAGGAAGGCATCAGAGTCGTAGTTTTCCTCTTCCAGGGGTCCAGTCGAGTGGACAAGTACATGCATATGGAAACTGTACAGATAGCGATGTGTTGGAGGAGGATGCTGAAGTGTATGAGCTTCGatccagaggaagagaaaaagtcCGAAGAAGTACATCGAGAGATAGACTTGATGACATTATAGTATTAACGAAAGATATACAGGAAGGAGATACTTTAAATGCAATAGCCCTTCAATATTGTTGTACG gtagcAGATATCAAGAGGGTTAATAATCTCATCAGCGATCAAGACTTTTTTGCCCTTAGGTCTATCAAAATTCCAGTAAAAAAGTTTAGTTCATTGACTGAAACCCTTTATCCTCCAAAAGCAAGACAGGCTTCACGTCCCTCATCTGTCCCGTGTGCTCCAGAACAACAGGAACTTGTGCCTGCTAATGATTCTCTTTCTTCCAGTGAGTCCGCTGGTAGCTTTTTAAAAGAAGTGGACCGAGACATAGAGCAAATAGTAAAGTGTACAGACACCAAAAGAGAGAACCTTAATGAGGTGGTATCTGCCTTAACAGCACAGCAGATACGTTTTGATCCTgataataaaaacactcaacgTAAGGATCCCTATTATGGAGCAGACTGGGGTATCGGATGGTGGACAGCAGTAGTGATAATGTTGATAGTAGGTATAATAACGCCAGTATTTTATTTGCTATATTATGAAATTTTAGCTAAGGTGGATGTTAGTCACCATTCAACAGTGGATTCTTCACATTTGCATTCAGGAATCACACCTCCATCACAACAGAGAGAAATGGAAAATGGAATTGCCCCAACGAAAGGAATACACTTTGGCCAACAAGATGATCATAAACTATACAGACAAGATTCACAGTCACCTGCTGCTCAACACAAAACATAG
- the LYSMD3 gene encoding lysM and putative peptidoglycan-binding domain-containing protein 3 isoform X2, producing MAGRHQSRSFPLPGVQSSGQVHAYGNCTDSDVLEEDAEVYELRSRGREKVRRSTSRDRLDDIIVLTKDIQEGDTLNAIALQYCCTVADIKRVNNLISDQDFFALRSIKIPVKKFSSLTETLYPPKARQASRPSSVPCAPEQQELVPANDSLSSSESAGSFLKEVDRDIEQIVKCTDTKRENLNEVVSALTAQQIRFDPDNKNTQRKDPYYGADWGIGWWTAVVIMLIESHLHHNREKWKMELPQRKEYTLANKMIINYTDKIHSHLLLNTKHSNEFTVTL from the exons ATGGCAGGAAGGCATCAGAGTCGTAGTTTTCCTCTTCCAGGGGTCCAGTCGAGTGGACAAGTACATGCATATGGAAACTGTACAGATAGCGATGTGTTGGAGGAGGATGCTGAAGTGTATGAGCTTCGatccagaggaagagaaaaagtcCGAAGAAGTACATCGAGAGATAGACTTGATGACATTATAGTATTAACGAAAGATATACAGGAAGGAGATACTTTAAATGCAATAGCCCTTCAATATTGTTGTACG gtagcAGATATCAAGAGGGTTAATAATCTCATCAGCGATCAAGACTTTTTTGCCCTTAGGTCTATCAAAATTCCAGTAAAAAAGTTTAGTTCATTGACTGAAACCCTTTATCCTCCAAAAGCAAGACAGGCTTCACGTCCCTCATCTGTCCCGTGTGCTCCAGAACAACAGGAACTTGTGCCTGCTAATGATTCTCTTTCTTCCAGTGAGTCCGCTGGTAGCTTTTTAAAAGAAGTGGACCGAGACATAGAGCAAATAGTAAAGTGTACAGACACCAAAAGAGAGAACCTTAATGAGGTGGTATCTGCCTTAACAGCACAGCAGATACGTTTTGATCCTgataataaaaacactcaacgTAAGGATCCCTATTATGGAGCAGACTGGGGTATCGGATGGTGGACAGCAGTAGTGATAATGTTGATA GAATCACACCTCCATCACAACAGAGAGAAATGGAAAATGGAATTGCCCCAACGAAAGGAATACACTTTGGCCAACAAGATGATCATAAACTATACAGACAAGATTCACAGTCACCTGCTGCTCAACACAAAACATAGCAATGAGTTCACAGTCACTTTGTAG